The following is a genomic window from Sphingorhabdus sp. Alg231-15.
CTTATGGATATCGGTGTTGACCAACGCTTGCCGGATCGGCTCCAGTTCTGTCTCCCGCATCGCCACGGCTTTTTCATAGTCGCCGCGACTGGACCAGCCCAAAACACCTTCTGTGGCGCTGTTGACCATTGGCCATGCGGGATAGAGCACCACATAGATCAACGCCCAGAAGATGGTTGCATAGAGCGTCCACAGCCACCAGCGCGGCATCGGTGTGTCGAGTTCCTCGATACCGTCCCATTCATGGCCAACCGTCTTGGTGCCAGTTGCCTCGTCTACTCTCTGTTTATCAACCATCGTCGTGATCCTCTTCAAAGATCATATGCGCTGCTTCATCATGTTTTCGTTTTGATCCGGGCCGGAAGGTCCAGCCGATCATTGTCAGAAATATCATGCCGAGAAACAACAGGCCCCAGCTATCCGCAAAATGCCTTAGGTCTTCATAGTTCATCGCGGCTCCTCTTGCGCTTCAGCCGCTTCGAAATCGACCAATGTGCCGATCATCTGCAAATAGGCCACCAGCGCATCCATTTCAGTCAACCGGTCGGGATCCC
Proteins encoded in this region:
- a CDS encoding CcoQ/FixQ family Cbb3-type cytochrome c oxidase assembly chaperone produces the protein MNYEDLRHFADSWGLLFLGMIFLTMIGWTFRPGSKRKHDEAAHMIFEEDHDDG